From a single Entelurus aequoreus isolate RoL-2023_Sb linkage group LG12, RoL_Eaeq_v1.1, whole genome shotgun sequence genomic region:
- the usp44 gene encoding ubiquitin carboxyl-terminal hydrolase 44 — translation MDRCKHVGRLRLAPDHSILNPQKWHCVDCNTTESIWACLGCAHVACGRYIEEHALQHFKQQRHPLAMEVNELYVFCYLCDDYVLNDNTTGDLKLLRSTLSAIQSQRYEVTTRSGRILRSTSAAPDAPMPCGAQELQLRDEDRMFTALWHRRRALMGRVFRFWFGLTDCGKTRQEEERLREEEEEQKRAARERRRALKRQLQEELENAPQRKSRRLRRRTQRVPDVAVKKLQSRPTPKKTKASAPSPPARRPSRRTPATPAPKKSVKKIQSSAKPKNCSSSSTSSKRKSLPATPRRKQSNKQGGSPFKRHPTVTPGVTGLRNLGNTCYMNSILQVLSHLHVFRECFLRLDLTQALELLASAVHGQLTGKTLPLAHRKGYHTSSGSGLSGGASRGRSMELIQPKEPSSKHISLCHELHTLFQVMWSGKWALVSPFAMLHSVWQLIPAFRGYAQQDAQEFLCELLDKVQQELESTGKHTPTTDVPHTQKRLIKQVLSVVNTIFHGQLLSQVTCLACDHRSNTVEPFWDLSLEFPERYHSNSRESAAQASCHLTEMLAKFTETEALEGNIYACDQCNAARRRSSSKAVLLTEAQKRLMVHKLPQVLRLHLKRFRWSGRNHREKIGVHVIFDQLLDMELYSCTEPAPKGVSPQSPTAGSPNAKHLLYELSAVVMHHGKGFGSGHYTAYCYNSAGGFWVHCNDSKMNVCSVDEVCRAQAYILFYTRRVTQVKDRPL, via the exons ATGGACCGGTGCAAGCACGTGGGGCGGCTGCGGCTCGCCCCGGACCACTCCATCCTCAACCCGCAGAAGTGGCACTGTGTGGACTGCAACACCACCGAGTCCATCTGGGCCTGCCTGGGCTGCGCCCACGTGGCGTGCGGGCGCTACATCGAGGAGCACGCCTTGCAGCACTTCAAGCAGCAGCGCCACCCGCTCGCCATGGAGGTGAACGAACTCTACGTCTTTTGCTACTTGTGCGACGACTACGTCCTCAACGACAACACCACGGGCGACCTCAAGCTGCTGCGTAGCACCCTCAGCGCCATCCAGAGCCAGCGCTACGAGGTCACCACTCGTAGCGGGCGCATCCTCCGCTCCACCAGCGCCGCGCCCGACGCCCCGATGCCCTGCGGCGCTCAGGAGCTGCAGCTCAGGGATGAAGACCGCATGTTTACTGCCCTCTGGCACCGGCGCCGGGCCCTCATGGGGCGTGTATTCCGCTTCTGGTTTGGCCTGACTGACTGTGGGAAAACGAGGCAGGAGGAGGAGAGGCtgcgagaggaggaggaggagcagaaAAGGGCAGCGAGGGAGAGGAGGCGGGCCCTTAAAAGGCAGCTACAGGAGGAGCTGGAGAACGCCCCTCAGAGGAAGAGTCGCCGCTTGCGTCGAAGGACTCAGAGAGTTCCCGATGTTGCGGTGAAGAAGCTGCAGTCACGCCCCACGCCCAAAAAGACTAAAGCGTCTGCACCCTCGCCTCCCGCCCGCAGGCCAAGTCGTCGAACGCCCGCTACTCCCGCCCCCAAGAAAAGTGTGAAAAAGATCCAATCGTCAGCCAAGCCCAAGAATTGCTCTTCTTCCAGCACCAGCTCTAAGCGCAAGTCTTTACCCGCAACCCCCCGCCGAAAGCAGAGCAACAAACAGGGCGGCTCACCCTTCAAACGGCACCCCACGGTCACGCCCGGCGTGACGGGTCTGAGGAACCTGGGCAACACGTGTTACATGAACTCCATCCTGCAAGTGCTGAGCCACCTGCACGTCTTCAGGGAGTGTTTCCTGCGCCTGGACCTCACCCAGGCTCTGGAGCTGCTGGCCTCCGCTGTCCACGGCCAGTTGACGGGCAAAACCTTGCCCCTAGCCCACAGAAAGGGATACCACACCAGCTCGGGGTCAGGGCTCAGCGGGGGGGCCTCACGGGGCCGCAGCATGGAGCTGATCCAACCCAAAGAGCCCAGCTCCAAGCACATCTCCCTCTGCCACGAGCTGCACACGCTGTTCCAGGTCATGTGGTCCGGCAAGTGGGCGCTGGTGTCGCCCTTCGCCATGCTGCACTCCGTGTGGCAGCTCATCCCCGCCTTCCGGGGCTACGCCCAGCAGGACGCTCAGGAGTTTCTGTGCGAGCTCCTGGACAAGGTGCAGCAGGAGCTGGAGAGCACGGGCAAGCACACGCCCACCACCGACGTCCCCCACACGCAAAAACGGCTCATCAAGCAGGTGCTCAGCGTGGTCAACACCATCTTTCACGGACAGCTGCTCAGCCAG GTCACATGTCTGGCCTGCGACCATCGCTCCAACACGGTGGAGCCTTTCTGGGATCTGTCCCTGGAGTTCCCCGAGCGCTACCATAGCAACAGCCGGGAGTCGGCCGCACAGGCGTCCTGTCACCTGACAGAAATGTTGGCCAAGTTCACTGAGACTGAAGCGCTGGAGGGAAACATCTACGCCTGCGACCAATGCAACG CTGCACGTAGACGCTCGTCGTCCAAAGCGGTCCTCCTCACTGAAGCACAAAAACGGCTGATGGTCCACAAGCTGCCTCAGGTGCTGCGGCTGCACCTCAAACGCTTCAG GTGGTCTGGGCGGAACCACCGGGAGAAGATCGGAGTCCACGTCATTTTCGACCAGCTTCTCGACATGGAGCTGTACTCCTGCACAGAGCCCGCCCCGAAAGGAGTCAGCCCGCAGAGCCCCACGGCAGGCTCGCCGAACGCCAAGCACTTACTGTACGAGCTCTCCGCCGTGGTAATGCATCATGGGAAAGGCTTCGGATCGGGTCACTACACAGCGTACTGCTACAACAGCGCCGGAG gcttctggGTTCACTGCAACGACTCCAAGATGAACGTGTGTTCTGTGGACGAGGTGTGCCGGGCCCAGGCCTACATCCTCTTCTACACCCGCAGGGTTACTCAGGTCAAAGACCGGCCGCTGTga
- the metap2a gene encoding methionine aminopeptidase 2 — translation MAAVLTETLAEQKQAQKLEMNGEAGEGEDAADPVEEAAKKKKKKKKKNKSAANAGGPDGDAVAEVTKELEKQVIEEKEEDGEEDGDDGENTAGKKKKKKKKKKGSKGQTDPPSIPICELYPSAVFPIGQECEYPVSQDGRSAAWRSSNEGKRVLDKANEEVWNDFRQAAEAHRQVRQHVRGFLKPGLTMIEICERLEDCSRKLIKENKLNAGLAFPTGCSLNHCAAHYTPNAGDTTVLQYDDVCKIDFGTHINGRIIDCAFTVTFNPKYDKLLEAVKDATNTGIKNAGIDVRLCDVGEAIQEVMESYEVELDGKTYQVKPIRNLNGHSIGQYRIHAGKTVPIVKGGEATRMEEGEVYAIETFGSTGKGVVHDDMECSHYMKNFDVGHVPIRLPRAKHLLNVINENFGTLAFCRRWLDRLGESKYLMALKSLCDLGIVDPYPPLCDTKGSYTAQFEHTILLRPTCKEVVSRGDDY, via the exons ATGGCGGCGGTGCTTACCGAGACGTTAGCGGAGCAGAAACAGGCCCAAAAGCTCGAGATGAACGGCGAAGCCGGGGAAGGAGAAGACGCCGCGGACCCAGTGGAGGAGGCggcgaaaaagaagaagaagaagaaaaagaagaacaagtcAGCCGCGAACG CCGGCGGCCCTGACGGGGACGCCGTGGCCGAGGTGACTAAGGAGTTGGAGAAGCAGGTGatcgaggagaaggaggaggatggCGAGGAAG ACGGTGACGATGGAGAAAACACCgcagggaagaagaagaagaagaaaaagaagaagaaaggat CCAAAGGCCAGACTGATCCTCCGTCTATACCCATCTGTGAGTTATACCCCAGTGCCGTCTTCCCTATCGGGCAGGAGTGCGAATACCCCGTCTCACAGGACGG GCGCAGCGCGGCGTGGCGCAGCAGCAACGAGGGCAAGCGGGTGCTGGACAAAGCCAACGAGGAAGTGTGGAACGACTTCCGGCAGGCGGCCGAGGCTCACAGGCAGGTCCGGCAGCACGTGCGCGGCTTCCTGAAACCTGGCTTGACCATGATTGAAATCTG CGAGCGCTTGGAGGATTGTTCCCGGAAGCTCATCAAGGAGAACAAGCTGAACGCCGGCCTGGCGTTCCCCACCGGCTGCTCTCTCAACCACTGCGCCGCCCACTACACTCCCAACGCCGGCGACACCACTGTCCTGCAGTACGACGACGTCTGCAAGATCGACTTCGGCACGCACATTAACG GGCGAATCATCGACTGTGCCTTCACCGTCACCTTCAACCCAAAGTACGACAAGCTGCTGGAGGCCGTGAAAGACGCCACCAACACTGGCATCAAA AACGCCGGCATCGACGTGCGCCTGTGTGACGTCGGGGAGGCCATCCAGGAAGTGATGGAGTCCTACGAGGTTGAGCTCGACGGCAAAACATACCAAG TCAAACCCATCCGAAACCTGAACGGTCATTCCATCGGCCAGTACAGGATACACGCCGGCAAGACCGTGCCCATCGTCAAAGGAGGGGAGGCCACGAGAATGGAG GAGGGCGAGGTTTACGCCATCGAGACGTTCGGCAGTACCGGCAAAGGCGTGGTCCACGATGACATGGAGTGCTCCCACTACATGAAGAACTTTGACGTGGGCCACGTCCCCATCAG GCTCCCGCGGGCGAAGCACCTGCTCAACGTGATCAACGAGAACTTCGGCACGCTGGCCTTCTGCCGCCGCTGGCTGGACCGCCTTGGCGAGAGCAAGTACCTGATGGCCCTGAAGAGTCTGTGCGACCTGGGCATCGTGGACCCCTACCCGCCCCTGTGCGACACCAAGGGCAGCTACACGGCTCAGTTCGAGCACACCATCCTGCTAAGGCCCACTTGCAAGGAGGTGGTGAGCCGGGGAGACGACTATTGA